The Stenotrophomonas sp. ZAC14D1_NAIMI4_1 DNA segment GGGCCCACGGCCGGTTCGTGCAGCATGCCGAACACGAAGCGGCCCTGGCGGTCGCAGGCGCCGTCGTTGGCGCGGGTCTGTGCGACTTCGTCCAGCCGGTGCAGTTCGCGCAGTTCGTTGCGCCCGGGATGGAAGAATGCCAGCCGCGTTGCCAGCGCCAGCAGGAGCCAGCCATCCGCCTCGCACAAGGCCACCGATGCCAGGCGTTCGGGCATCGCCCACTGGTCCACCGCTGCGGTGGCTGGCTGGTAGCGCCACAGCCGGGACTGGACGATGTCGGTCCAGTACACCGCCTGCTCGCGTTCGCACCACACGACGCCTTCACCCAGCGTATTGGCGGACGCCACCGCAGGAGTCAGGGCTGCATTCACACCCAGCCTCCATCCACGATGAAATCCTGCCCCGTACACATGCGGCTGTCGTCGGCCGCAAGAAACAGCGCTGCACGGGCAAGGTCATCCGCACGCAGGTAACCGGGCAGGCACTGCGCGCGGCGCAGTTGTGCTTCGCCTTCTTCATCCAGCCACAGCCGCTGCTGTTTTTCGGTGATCACCCAGCCCGGCACCAGCGCGTTGATACGGATGCGGTCCTGGCCCAGTTCCCGCGCCAGGCCGTTGACCAGGCCGTGCACGGCCGACTTGGCCATGGCGTACATCGGGTAGCCGCTGTTCTTGATCATCCAGCCGGTGGAACCCAGGCAGATGATCGAGCCGCCGCCGAGTACGCGCATGTCCGGTGCGACGGCCTGGATGGCGAAGTACTGGTGGCGCAGGTTGACCGCGATGCTGCGCTCGAAGTCTTCGGCTCGCGTGTCGGCAAGGCTGTGGCGGGCGTCGTTGGCGGCATTGTTGACCAGCACTGCGATGGGGCCGATCTGCCGGCGGGCCTCGGCGATGGCGGCCTGGAAGGACGCAAGCGCGGTGACATCGGCATGCAGGTAGATCGGAACGTGGCGCACATCGGCCAGTGCCTGGACCAGTGCATGGCCGCTGGCATCGTCGATGTCGAGGAAGGCGACCCTGGCACCCTGCCGGGCAAAGTGCTCGACGAAGGCCGCGCCGATGCCGGTGGCACCGCCGGTCACCAGCACACTGCGACCGTCCAGGCTGGGATAGGTGGCCATGGCGGGCTGCGAAGAGAGGGGGATGCTCATGCCGCTCACCACTCGGCCACGCTGCCATCGGCATGGCGCCAGATGGGGTTGCGCCAACGATGGCCTTCGGCGGCACGCTCGTCCACGTAGGCCTGGTTGATCTCGATGCCCAGCCCGGGGCCATCGGGGATGCTGACGAACCCGTCCTGGTACTGGAAGGGCGTACGGTCGACCAGGTAGTCGAGCAGGTCGTTGCTGGCGTTGTAGTGGATGCCCAGGCTCTGTTCCTGGATGAAGGCGTTGTAGCAGACCGCATCCAGCTGCAGGTTGGCGGCCAGGGCGATCGGTCCCAACGGGCAGTGCAGGGCGAGGGCCACGTCGTAGGCTTCGGCCATGGCTGCGATCTTGCGCGTTTCGGTGATGCCGCCCGAGTGCGAAGGATCCGGCTGCAGAATGTCCACGCCACCGGTCTGCAGCACGCGCTTGAAGTCGAAGCGCGAGTACAGGCGTTCGCCGAGGGCGATCGGTGCCGGCGAAAGCGCGGCCAGTTCCGGAATGGCTTCCAGGTGTTCGGAAAGCACCGGCTCCTCGATGAACATCAGGTTGAACGGGGCCAGTTCGCGCATCAGCACCTTGGCCATCGGCTTGTGCACGCGCCCATGGAAGTCCACGGCCAGGCCGACATCGCTGCCGACCGCATCGCGCACGGCCTGCACGTTCTCCAGCACGCGGGTGACCTTGGCATGCGAATCGACGAACTGCACTTCTTCGGTAGCGTTCATCTTGACCGCGGTGAAGCCCCGGGCCACGGCTTCGGCAGCTGCACGCGCCGTGTCTGCGGGGCGGTCACCGCCGATCCACGAATAGACCCGGATGCGCTCGCGGACGGGGCCGCCCAGCAGCGTGTGCACCGGTACGCCCAGTGCCTTGCCGTGGATGTCCCACAGCGCCTGGTCGATGCCGGCCAGCGCACTCATCAGGATCGGGCCGCCGCGATAGAAGCCGCCGCGGTAGAGGACGTTCCAGTGGTCCTCGATGTGGCGCGGGTCCTTGCCGATCAGGTAATCGGAAAGCTCTTCCACAGCGGCGGCAACGGTATGTGCGCGCCCTTCGACGATGGGCTCGCCCCAGCCGCTGATGCCCGTGTCGGTGTCGATGCGCACAAAGCACCAGCGCGGCGGCACGAGGAAGGTGGTGATGGCGGTGATTTTCATGCGTGGGAGTCCGTGTTCGCCTGGTGCCAGGCGTCGATGAAGGCGCGTGCGCGGCGTGCGACTTCGGCCGCCGGGGTTCCCGGGGCATATAGCGCCGAGCCGATGCCGAAGCCGGCGGCGCCGGCGCTGCGATAGGCGGCCATGCGCTCAGGGGTGATGCCGCCGACCGGCAGCAGTGCGGTGCCCGCCGGCAATACGCTTGACCAGGCCTTCAATACGGGGGGCGGCAACTGCTCGGCAGGGAACAGCTTGAGTGCGTCGGCGCCAGCGCGCAGCGCAGCGAAGGCCTCGGTCGGGGTGGCAACGCCGGGCGTGCAGCGCATGCCCAGCGCATGTGCCGAAGCGATCACCTCGACATCGGCATGTGGCATCACCAGCAGGCGGCCGCCCGCATTGGCGACGTCCTGTACCTGGCCGGTGGTCAGCACCGTGCCAGCGCCGACCAGGCAACGGTCACCCAGCTGCCGGGCCAGCAGTTCGATGCTGTGCAGTGGCTGCGGTGAATTGAGCGGCACTTCCAGCAGATGGAAGCCGGCATCGGCCAGGGCCGCACCGATCGCGGGTGCTTCCTGCGGGGTGAGCCCGCGCAGGATCGCAACCAGGGGAAGGGGTTGCATCCACGCGGTACTCATCGGAAATCCTCTATCGAGCGGGTGCGCGCCTGCGCCGGCCACCCTTCAGGTTGGCCTTGGAGTCGGCAATCATGTCCAGCATGGCGGCGCGCGCCGCATCGGGCTGCTTCAGCCTGATGGCGTCGTATACGTCGAAATGCCGGGGCAGGGAGTACTTGAAGTCCTTGGCCGTCTGCGCCGAGAGCAGGAAGAAGGTGCCCAGCGCCGCGTCGATGACCGAGAACAACGAGCCCAGCAGCTCGTTGCTGGTGGCATCGAGCACGCTCTCGTGGAACGCCAGGTCGGCCTTGGCCCATGCGTCCTGGTCGGTCGCATCGGCCATGGCCTGGTACGCCTCGCCGATCCTGGCCAGCTGTGCGGGCGAGCGTCGCTGGGCTGCCAGCGCCGCTGCCGCCGGCTCGATCACTTCGCGCATCTCCACCAGCTTGTTGACGAAATCCTGGGTGGGCATCAACGCGCAGCGCCACGCCAGGATGTCGCTGTCCAGCTGCTTCCAGTGCCGCGGCTCGCGTACCCGTGACCCGGTCTTCTGGCGTGTTTCGATCAACCCTTTCGAGCCCAGTACCTTCAAGCCCTCGCGCAGCGCGGAACGGCTCACGGACAAGGTCTGCGCCAGAAGTTCTTCCTTGGGCAGGAACTCGCCTGGCTGAAGTACGCCGCTGATGATCCGTTGCCCGATCTCCTGGGCGACCTGGTCGTAGAGATTGCGTACCTCGATCCGTTTCACGGGTGCCCCTCTGGCTCGGTGCGCCGCAGGCCGCGGCCACTCCTATTATCCGACAAAAGGGATGCAGCAGGGTGTGGGGGGTGTTCATGCAGTCTTCCTTCAGAGCTTGAACCGGAAGCCGATGCCCACGGTCTTGTCCTGGTAGCGGATGTCACGCGGGCGGGTGTTGCCGTTGCCCCAGTACTGGTGCAGGTTGTTGCCCAGCAGGTTGGTGGCGGAAAACACCACGGTGGTGCGCGGGGTGGCGTCGTAGCTGATCGAGAAGTCCAGCGAGCTGGCAGCCTCCACCTGGTCTTCGGTGCCGGCCACGGTGGGCTGGGTGAAGAAATCGATGTAACGGCTGCGGTAGCCATAGGCCAGGCGCGCCGACATGCCGAAGTTCTCGTAGAACAGCACGGCGTTGTAGTTGTTCTTGGAAACGTTCTGCAGCGGGCGGGTGGTGATCGGGCCGCCGATGAATTCCGGCGACTTGGTGTCACCTTCGATGTAGGTGTAATTGAACTGCGCACCCAGGCCGCTCCAGGCCCCGGGCAGGAAGTCGAAGGTCTGCTGGTAGGCGAATTCCACGCCCTGCAGGTGGCCGCTGCCGGCGCTCTGCGGCGAGGACAGCTCGTAGGTTTCCCCGGCAATGTCGACGTTGGTGATGTAGTTCTGGATGTAGCCGTTGATGT contains these protein-coding regions:
- a CDS encoding SDR family oxidoreductase; its protein translation is MSIPLSSQPAMATYPSLDGRSVLVTGGATGIGAAFVEHFARQGARVAFLDIDDASGHALVQALADVRHVPIYLHADVTALASFQAAIAEARRQIGPIAVLVNNAANDARHSLADTRAEDFERSIAVNLRHQYFAIQAVAPDMRVLGGGSIICLGSTGWMIKNSGYPMYAMAKSAVHGLVNGLARELGQDRIRINALVPGWVITEKQQRLWLDEEGEAQLRRAQCLPGYLRADDLARAALFLAADDSRMCTGQDFIVDGGWV
- the dgoD gene encoding galactonate dehydratase, with the protein product MKITAITTFLVPPRWCFVRIDTDTGISGWGEPIVEGRAHTVAAAVEELSDYLIGKDPRHIEDHWNVLYRGGFYRGGPILMSALAGIDQALWDIHGKALGVPVHTLLGGPVRERIRVYSWIGGDRPADTARAAAEAVARGFTAVKMNATEEVQFVDSHAKVTRVLENVQAVRDAVGSDVGLAVDFHGRVHKPMAKVLMRELAPFNLMFIEEPVLSEHLEAIPELAALSPAPIALGERLYSRFDFKRVLQTGGVDILQPDPSHSGGITETRKIAAMAEAYDVALALHCPLGPIALAANLQLDAVCYNAFIQEQSLGIHYNASNDLLDYLVDRTPFQYQDGFVSIPDGPGLGIEINQAYVDERAAEGHRWRNPIWRHADGSVAEW
- a CDS encoding 2-dehydro-3-deoxy-6-phosphogalactonate aldolase, translating into MQPLPLVAILRGLTPQEAPAIGAALADAGFHLLEVPLNSPQPLHSIELLARQLGDRCLVGAGTVLTTGQVQDVANAGGRLLVMPHADVEVIASAHALGMRCTPGVATPTEAFAALRAGADALKLFPAEQLPPPVLKAWSSVLPAGTALLPVGGITPERMAAYRSAGAAGFGIGSALYAPGTPAAEVARRARAFIDAWHQANTDSHA
- a CDS encoding FadR/GntR family transcriptional regulator, with translation MKRIEVRNLYDQVAQEIGQRIISGVLQPGEFLPKEELLAQTLSVSRSALREGLKVLGSKGLIETRQKTGSRVREPRHWKQLDSDILAWRCALMPTQDFVNKLVEMREVIEPAAAALAAQRRSPAQLARIGEAYQAMADATDQDAWAKADLAFHESVLDATSNELLGSLFSVIDAALGTFFLLSAQTAKDFKYSLPRHFDVYDAIRLKQPDAARAAMLDMIADSKANLKGGRRRRAPAR